One segment of Aggregicoccus sp. 17bor-14 DNA contains the following:
- a CDS encoding PAS domain S-box protein has product MREAAPPPGDARELRELRTFFDNAFVGVTSADAEGRLLRFNAAFARLLGYGPGEEGELLGRTLASLSHPDEPHALLLPRLLAGEAEGLRVEKRYRRRDGSWVWARVSASLAPAGPGEPRVTVGVVEDITEERRTREALRESEARLRLLGEASFEGIVVSMGGYIRDTSPVFDQMFGYAPGEPLGLPITAMVVPEEQERVATLARADTREAYETVGVRKDGTRFALEVRGRSLELGGRTARLAALRDVSERKRAETLKDQLISTASHELRSPLTAIRGSLQLLSGLGGIGALGPQERELLEMAQRNTSRLLRLVNGVLDVERLESGATLLERHAVPAREVVSAALELTRASADAAGIRLEVEPSSAVAWADPDRLTQVLVNLLANAVKFSPAGSTVRLGTVQESERVRFWVQDAGRGIPADRLESIFERFVQVDASDAREKGGSGLGLAIARAIVHQHEGRIWVVSAVGEGSTFHFTVPTAASALARSG; this is encoded by the coding sequence ATGCGCGAGGCCGCTCCACCCCCAGGCGACGCGCGCGAGCTGCGCGAGCTGCGCACCTTCTTCGACAACGCCTTCGTCGGCGTGACGAGCGCGGACGCCGAGGGGCGCCTGCTGCGCTTCAACGCCGCCTTCGCGCGGCTGCTGGGCTACGGGCCCGGGGAGGAGGGGGAGCTGCTGGGCCGCACGCTCGCGAGCCTCAGCCACCCGGACGAGCCGCACGCGCTGCTGCTGCCGCGGCTGCTCGCGGGCGAGGCCGAGGGCCTGCGCGTGGAGAAGCGCTACCGGCGGCGCGACGGCAGCTGGGTGTGGGCGCGCGTCTCCGCCTCGCTCGCGCCCGCGGGGCCCGGCGAGCCCCGCGTCACCGTGGGCGTGGTGGAGGACATCACCGAGGAGCGGCGCACCCGCGAGGCGCTGCGCGAGAGCGAGGCGCGGCTGCGGCTGCTGGGAGAGGCCTCCTTCGAGGGCATCGTCGTCAGCATGGGCGGCTACATCCGCGACACCTCCCCGGTCTTCGACCAGATGTTCGGCTACGCGCCCGGCGAGCCCCTGGGCCTGCCCATCACCGCCATGGTGGTGCCCGAGGAGCAGGAGCGGGTGGCGACGCTCGCGCGCGCGGACACGCGCGAGGCGTACGAGACGGTGGGCGTGCGCAAGGACGGCACGCGCTTCGCGCTCGAGGTGCGCGGCCGCTCGCTGGAGCTGGGCGGTCGCACCGCGCGGCTCGCGGCGCTGCGCGACGTGAGCGAGCGCAAGCGCGCCGAGACGCTCAAGGACCAGCTCATCAGCACCGCGAGCCACGAGCTGCGCAGCCCGCTCACCGCCATCCGCGGCTCGCTGCAGCTGCTCTCGGGGCTGGGCGGCATCGGGGCGCTGGGCCCGCAGGAGCGCGAGCTGCTGGAGATGGCCCAGCGCAACACCAGCCGCCTGCTGCGCCTGGTGAACGGCGTGCTGGACGTGGAGCGGCTGGAGAGCGGCGCCACCCTGCTCGAGCGCCACGCGGTGCCCGCGCGAGAGGTCGTCTCCGCCGCGCTCGAGCTCACCCGCGCCTCCGCGGACGCCGCGGGCATCCGCCTGGAGGTGGAGCCGAGCAGCGCCGTGGCCTGGGCGGACCCGGACCGCCTCACCCAGGTGCTGGTGAACCTGCTGGCCAACGCGGTGAAGTTCTCCCCCGCCGGCAGCACCGTGCGCCTGGGCACCGTGCAGGAGAGCGAGCGCGTGCGCTTCTGGGTGCAGGACGCAGGGCGCGGCATCCCCGCGGACCGCCTGGAGAGCATCTTCGAGCGCTTCGTGCAGGTGGACGCCTCGGACGCGCGCGAGAAGGGCGGCAGCGGGCTGGGGCTCGCCATCGCGCGCGCCATCGTGCACCAGCACGAGGGGCGCATCTGGGTGGTGAGCGCCGTGGGCGAGGGCAGCACCTTCCACTTCACGGTGCCCACCGCCGCGAGCGCGCTCGCCCGCTCCGGCTAG